In the Mesorhizobium sp. WSM2240 genome, AGATGTCGGCCTATGTCTTCGGCGTCATTGAGATCGCCATTGCGATCTGCCTGTTCTTCGGTCTGTTCCGCACAATCGCCTACGGCGCGGCGATGATCCTTCACGCGGTCAGCGTCGTCGTGTCCTGGCCGTTCCTGATCAACCCATGGGCCGACCCGGCCGGCCATTTGTTCATCGCCGGCGTGCCGGTGCTGGGCGGCTTCGTTGCGCTGTTCCTCCTGCGCCATTGGGATCGTGGCCTGCTCGACCGCTGAGCGTCGCCTGCCGCAGCAACAACTGTTTATCGGGGGATTTTCGTCGCGCGCCCGGCGCCGGTTCGGCTATAAGCCTTGCACGGCGCATCCGGATTCGGTGTGTACGCCCGGAAACTGTTGAAGGACGTTGCGTGACGCACGAGGTGACAAACCAGCCCCCGCCTCTGACGGGAAGCAACGCCTGGCGCGGCGATCCGCTGCTGGTGCAGTTGGCCGAGGATTTTTCCGAACCGGTGCGCAAGGAACTTGACCAGATCGGCCGCTTCGTCCTCACGCACGAGGCGCAGGAACTGGCCCGGCTCGCCAACACCGAAACGCCGAAGCTCCGAACGCACGACCGGCAGGGCAGGCGCGCCGACATCGTTGAAGCCCATCCGGCCTATCATGCGCTGCTTCGGCGTTCCGTGGCCAATGGGCTGCATTCCTCGATCTGGGAGAACGGCAGCGCCGAGACCGGCAAGCGCCATCAGGTGCGTGCGGCGCGCTTCTACCTGACGGCCGAACTGGAATCCGGCCATCTCTGTCCGATCACGATGACCAGCGCCTCCCTGGCTGCATTGATGGCCAGCCCGAAACTGTTTCGCGAATGGGCGCCTCGCGTCACCACCCGCAAATACGACCAGAGCCAAAAGCCGCCGGTCGAGAAGACCGGGCTGACGCTCGGCATGGGCATGACCGAGAAGCAAGGCGGCACCGATGTGCGCGCTAATACCACGCGCGCCGAACGCGCCGGCAGCGGCTTCTACCGGCTGACCGGGCACAAATGGTTCATGTCCGCGCCAATGTCGGACGCCTTCCTGGTGCTGGCGCAGGCCGGCGAGGGGCTTTCCTGCTTTCTGGTGCCGCGCCTGCTGGGCGACGGTTCCGGCAACGGCTTCCGCTTCCAGCGTCTCAAGGACAAGCTCGGCAACCGCTCCAACGCCTC is a window encoding:
- a CDS encoding DoxX family membrane protein, with protein sequence MNDEALAKTLPRALLVLRITLGLFLLQWGIEKFVVPENTVGIWGFFYGINVPQMSAYVFGVIEIAIAICLFFGLFRTIAYGAAMILHAVSVVVSWPFLINPWADPAGHLFIAGVPVLGGFVALFLLRHWDRGLLDR